In the genome of Geotrypetes seraphini chromosome 16, aGeoSer1.1, whole genome shotgun sequence, one region contains:
- the VSIG8 gene encoding V-set and immunoglobulin domain-containing protein 8 codes for MKFSMEGAWPLSFILLALYPAPQAAVTIKETSTETLYKAQGDVVQMKCSFTLDAFETGNLDIEWAKMNNDPTGLDTVILTYMDRQIITKAPADLQQRLHFGMPDPSQGDASIILNSLVLEDSATYECKVKKNPGLASRKVTLHVLVKPSKPQCWVEGEQWEGHDVILKCKSDEGTPPMSYKWEKISGDSNTVPPSINAGSLNGDLLIRNNTNAYAGTYRCSVMNSVGHGECTVALSTSGGNRVGVIVGAVFGALLLLLLLLLLIWCLICCCNKNRHEKEVPNNIREDVAAPPSNSNSRVNSIRTAIGYRPHHISYSLRKKYKMAASESENQPRNAGRPSSCGSHASCAPSNQPLRVPSPANEGTDITPVHNVAPGYSNLNGIQSPVHVRPPSYVYDSEEVVDIIPVRPGSNQLTPYNVSRAGGVPVMVPAQAREGFLV; via the exons ATGAAATTCAGCATGGAGGGGGCCTGGCCGCTATCATTTATACTCTTGGCTCTATATCCAg CTCCCCAGGCTGCTGTGACAATCAAGGAGACCAGCACAGAGACCCTTTACAAGGCCCAAGGAGATGTAGTGCAAATGAAATGTTCCTTTACGCTGGATGCTTTTGAGACTGGGAACCTGGACATTGAGTGGGCCAAAATGAATAATGACCCCACTGGTCTGGACACGGTG ATACTGACCTACATGGACAGGCAGATCATTACGAAGGCCCCAGCAGATCTACAGCAGCGACTGCACTTCGGGATGCCAGATCCAAGCCAGGGAGATGCTTCCATCATATTAAACTCTCTGGTGCTTGAGGACTCTGCTACCTATGAGTGCAAAGTGAAGAAAAATCCAGGGCTGGCATCCAGGAAGGTTACACTCCATGTGCTAG TGAAACCTTCCAAGCCTCAGTGCTGGGTGGAAGGAGAGCAATGGGAAGGCCATGATGTGATCCTGAAGTGTAAGTCAGATGAGGGCACCCCGCCCATGAGCTACAAGTGGGAGAAGATATCAGGAGACAGCAACACGGTCCCACCCTCTATAAATGCAG GAAGTTTAAATGGAGACCTTTTAATTCGGAATAACACCAATGCGTATGCAGGGACATATCGGTGCTCAGTGATGAACAGCGTGGGACACGGGGAATGCACAGTCGCCCTTTCTACCTCAG GTGGGAATCGTGTAGGGGTTATTGTCGGTGCGGTCTTCGGtgccctcctccttctcctcctcctcctgcttcttATCTGGTGCCTGATCTGCTGCTGTAACAAGAACAGACACGAGAAAGAGGTGCCCAACAATATCAG GGAGGATGTGGCAGCTCCCCCAAGCAATTCCAACAGCCGAGTCAACAGCATCCGGACCGCCATTGGCTACCGCCCTCACCACATTAGCTACTCCCTGCGTAAAAAGTACAAAATGGCCGCCTCTGAGAGCGAGAACCAGCCCAGGAATGCCGGCAGGCCATCCAGCTGTGGAAGTCATGCAAGCTGTGCCCCTTCCAATCAACCTTTAAGGGTGCCCAGCCCCGCGAACGAGGGTACTGATATCACACCTGTCCACAACGTAGCACCCGGCTACAGCAATCTCAACGGCATCCAGTCTCCCGTCCATGTCAGGCCACCCAGCTATGTTTATGATTCTGAAGAAGTGGTGGATATAATCCCCGTCAGGCCTGGGTCAAATCAGCTCACGCCATACAATGTCAGCCGTGCTGGAGGAGTACCCGTCATGGTACCTGCCCAAGCCAGGGAGGGATTTCTTGTATAA